A genomic window from Methanolacinia paynteri includes:
- the cas1 gene encoding CRISPR-associated endonuclease Cas1, producing MDLVINTWGSFIKKKDNCFLIKNKEGTSEISAEKVNTILITNSAGISSDAVELALSKNIDIVFLDKFGNPYGRVWHSKFGSTNLIRRIQIEAGRNKIGLNLSKDWVNTKIGNQIGFIKELKKNRPEMKEFFDDGISYMQQFPAKVDDLSGSPDQIRGSIMGYEGSCSKKYFEMLSAVMPERWTFSGRSRNPAKDEFNCLLNYGYGMLYSLTEKACIIAGLDPYAGFLHVDNYNKMSFVFDIIEIFRIYIDVPVVHLFTKKMVHEDYFDEIPGGYYLNAEGKKAMVSAINQSLESDIPYQGRNVMKKNVIQMECHRVANHLLKFENEVLK from the coding sequence ATGGATCTTGTAATCAATACCTGGGGCTCGTTCATTAAAAAGAAAGACAATTGTTTCCTGATTAAAAACAAAGAAGGAACTTCCGAAATTTCTGCCGAGAAGGTAAATACGATTCTTATTACTAACTCGGCGGGAATTTCCTCGGACGCCGTTGAACTTGCATTGTCGAAAAATATCGATATCGTTTTTCTTGACAAATTCGGAAATCCTTACGGCCGCGTATGGCATTCCAAATTCGGCAGCACCAACCTTATCCGGAGAATTCAGATCGAAGCGGGAAGGAATAAGATCGGCCTGAATCTTTCGAAAGACTGGGTTAATACGAAGATCGGGAACCAGATTGGGTTCATAAAGGAATTGAAGAAAAACAGGCCGGAGATGAAGGAGTTCTTCGATGACGGGATAAGCTACATGCAGCAGTTTCCTGCAAAAGTGGATGATCTTTCGGGAAGCCCGGATCAGATCAGGGGAAGCATAATGGGCTATGAAGGCTCCTGCTCGAAGAAATATTTCGAGATGCTGAGCGCGGTCATGCCGGAGAGATGGACATTTTCAGGCCGGAGCAGGAATCCGGCGAAGGATGAATTCAACTGCCTCTTGAATTACGGTTACGGGATGCTGTATTCCCTGACCGAGAAGGCCTGCATTATTGCTGGACTCGATCCGTATGCCGGTTTCCTGCATGTAGACAATTACAACAAGATGTCTTTTGTCTTCGATATAATCGAGATATTCAGGATTTATATCGATGTGCCCGTTGTTCACCTGTTCACCAAAAAGATGGTTCATGAAGATTATTTCGACGAGATTCCCGGCGGTTATTACCTGAATGCAGAGGGTAAAAAGGCAATGGTCTCGGCGATCAACCAGAGTCTTGAGAGCGATATTCCGTACCAGGGAAGGAACGTGATGAAGAAGAATGTCATCCAGATGGAGTGCCACAGGGTTGCCAACCACCTGCTTAAGTTTGAAAACGAGGTTTTGAAATGA
- the cas4 gene encoding CRISPR-associated protein Cas4, which yields MESPGAMINISDVLEYEFCPRFIYFMYCLNIRQHEELRFKVLAGREVHERISRTNRNYIRKKIGAEAKFTDVFLSSPEVHIKGILDEVLYLDDGTAAPLEYKFAQYKERMFKTTKSQLFLQAILIEENYDRVVEKGFVCFTRSNYKLVDIEIREKDKENAREEILNVLEIIGKGYYPKTRKNPNKCADCCYRNICV from the coding sequence ATGGAGTCCCCCGGCGCCATGATAAATATCTCCGATGTGCTGGAGTATGAATTCTGTCCGAGGTTTATCTATTTTATGTACTGTCTCAACATCAGGCAGCACGAGGAACTGCGTTTTAAGGTTTTGGCGGGAAGGGAGGTTCATGAGAGGATTTCCCGGACGAACAGGAATTATATCCGGAAAAAGATCGGGGCGGAGGCGAAGTTTACCGATGTGTTTTTGTCTTCGCCTGAAGTTCATATCAAGGGAATTTTGGACGAGGTTTTGTATCTTGATGACGGGACTGCGGCTCCACTGGAGTATAAATTCGCCCAATATAAAGAGAGAATGTTTAAGACGACAAAGTCACAGCTTTTCCTCCAGGCGATTTTAATCGAAGAGAATTATGATCGAGTGGTTGAGAAGGGTTTTGTATGTTTTACAAGGAGCAACTATAAGCTGGTGGATATTGAAATCCGGGAAAAGGACAAGGAGAATGCCAGAGAGGAGATCCTGAATGTTCTCGAAATCATCGGGAAGGGATATTATCCGAAAACCAGGAAGAACCCGAACAAATGTGCAGACTGCTGTTACCGGAATATCTGCGTCTGA
- the cas7b gene encoding type I-B CRISPR-associated protein Cas7/Csh2, which yields MSEIKNRSEIIFMYDIKDANPNGDPLDENKPRIDEDTMTNLVTDVRLKRTIRDYLSDFKGENVFIKETRKDNGDLNSKDERLAELKLNSADELIDSCVDIRLFGATTAIKKNTITFTGPVQFRIGRSIHPVQLKYLKGTTVMPSEKGKKQGTFTEQYILPYSLINFYGIINENAAKTTRMTEEDAKLLLDGMWNGTKNLISRSKAGQVPRFLLKVNYKEDNYHIGDISNMIKAESEKPLDEVRDITDLKLEICELAENLSANKDKIRDIEYQVDSRVILTENKEVVNLPEVLKKYGITSTGLSL from the coding sequence ATGAGTGAAATAAAGAACAGGTCAGAAATTATCTTTATGTATGATATCAAGGATGCAAACCCCAACGGCGACCCCCTTGACGAGAACAAACCGAGAATCGATGAAGACACTATGACAAACCTTGTCACCGATGTAAGGTTGAAGAGAACAATCCGGGATTACCTCAGTGATTTTAAAGGCGAGAACGTCTTCATCAAAGAGACCAGAAAAGACAACGGCGACCTTAACAGTAAGGACGAAAGATTAGCCGAATTAAAGCTGAATTCTGCCGACGAACTTATTGACAGCTGCGTAGACATCAGATTATTTGGAGCAACCACGGCGATCAAGAAGAACACAATCACGTTTACAGGTCCCGTTCAGTTCAGAATTGGAAGATCGATCCACCCCGTCCAGTTGAAATATCTCAAAGGAACAACAGTCATGCCGTCGGAAAAGGGCAAAAAGCAGGGAACATTCACCGAGCAGTATATCCTCCCATATTCCCTGATAAACTTCTACGGCATCATCAACGAAAACGCCGCAAAGACCACCAGGATGACAGAAGAGGATGCGAAACTTCTGCTCGACGGCATGTGGAACGGGACGAAAAACCTCATCTCAAGATCGAAGGCCGGACAGGTCCCGAGATTCCTTCTAAAAGTAAATTACAAGGAAGACAATTACCATATCGGCGACATCAGCAACATGATTAAAGCCGAATCAGAAAAGCCCCTGGATGAAGTCAGGGATATAACAGACCTGAAGCTCGAAATCTGCGAACTTGCAGAAAACCTCTCTGCAAATAAAGACAAGATCCGCGATATTGAATACCAGGTGGACAGCAGGGTGATTCTTACAGAAAATAAAGAAGTTGTAAATCTCCCCGAGGTCCTTAAAAAATACGGTATAACTTCAACCGGGCTTTCACTGTGA
- a CDS encoding CRISPR-associated endonuclease Cas6 — protein sequence MIDLEIFILKLGTDKTIKGSASQLRGFFATKFNEYILLHQHNADKFVYRYPLIQYKFINNIPTVIGLNEGADVLKEIYDESDTIRLGVNVFEVNEREIIIKKGKFGLAPEFHSYRFIAPWIGLNQNNYKQFYALRDSEERTEFLRRILTGNILSMSKTLGYTVPDQIKCDLSVFPEKISVKNVNHMGFKGKFYANFVIPDWLGIGKSVSRGFGTIEEMKKDDK from the coding sequence ATGATTGATCTTGAGATTTTTATCCTGAAGCTGGGCACAGATAAAACAATAAAGGGCTCCGCTTCGCAGCTAAGAGGGTTTTTTGCAACCAAATTTAACGAATATATTCTTCTTCACCAGCATAATGCGGACAAATTCGTCTACAGGTATCCGCTTATCCAGTATAAGTTCATCAATAATATTCCGACGGTTATCGGTCTGAATGAGGGGGCCGATGTTTTGAAGGAGATCTACGATGAATCCGATACCATCAGACTCGGAGTTAATGTTTTCGAGGTAAATGAAAGGGAAATTATAATTAAAAAGGGCAAATTCGGACTTGCACCTGAGTTCCACTCGTACAGGTTTATTGCCCCCTGGATCGGGCTTAACCAGAACAACTATAAACAATTCTATGCGCTCCGGGACAGTGAGGAGAGAACGGAATTTTTAAGACGTATTTTAACCGGAAACATCCTTTCGATGTCAAAGACCCTCGGTTATACCGTACCCGATCAGATCAAATGCGATCTTTCGGTTTTTCCTGAGAAGATTTCGGTTAAAAATGTCAATCACATGGGATTCAAAGGGAAATTTTATGCGAATTTCGTGATCCCCGACTGGCTTGGAATAGGCAAATCAGTTTCCAGGGGATTCGGGACGATTGAAGAGATGAAAAAAGATGACAAATGA
- the cas5b gene encoding type I-B CRISPR-associated protein Cas5b, with the protein MDKILAFDIWGDYGHFRKIYTTTSPLTYSVPTRTSLTGVIGAIAGLDKESYLSVSSKEDEKIAVGLNNAVKKVRLAENLIKTAGGFGDMNEIKARTQIRFELLKDPSFRVYFTHSDDELYTKVKSLLSDHKCVYTPCLGLSEFIANFSYIGEFEYEPVRSGDIAEIRTVIPESKVKMVDFQDDLEYISEKQPLEMDEERCVTEYDNVIFERRAQPVSASVTEFCRLSSGDNIVFL; encoded by the coding sequence GTGGATAAAATTCTGGCATTCGACATCTGGGGCGATTACGGTCATTTCAGGAAGATCTATACGACAACCTCCCCCCTGACCTATTCGGTTCCGACAAGGACTTCACTTACCGGAGTCATCGGAGCTATTGCCGGACTTGACAAAGAGAGCTACCTGTCCGTCTCCTCGAAAGAAGACGAAAAGATTGCTGTCGGCCTCAACAACGCGGTGAAAAAAGTCAGGCTGGCTGAAAACCTGATCAAGACCGCCGGCGGCTTCGGTGATATGAATGAAATTAAGGCAAGGACCCAGATCCGATTTGAATTATTGAAAGATCCGTCTTTCAGGGTTTACTTCACTCATTCGGACGACGAGTTATATACAAAAGTGAAATCCCTGTTATCGGATCATAAGTGCGTATATACCCCCTGCCTCGGCCTGAGCGAATTCATCGCAAATTTCAGTTATATCGGCGAATTTGAATACGAGCCGGTACGATCGGGAGATATTGCAGAGATCAGGACAGTAATCCCCGAATCAAAAGTAAAGATGGTTGATTTTCAGGACGACCTGGAATATATCTCGGAAAAGCAGCCCCTTGAAATGGACGAGGAGAGATGCGTCACAGAGTATGATAATGTTATATTCGAACGCCGTGCGCAACCGGTATCGGCAAGTGTTACCGAATTCTGCAGGTTAAGCAGCGGTGATAACATTGTCTTCCTCTGA
- the cas2 gene encoding CRISPR-associated endonuclease Cas2 translates to MTLVWVIYDIVENKVRNKVIRVCKNSGLYRVQKSVFLGDINHTSMDSMIVEIESLIDPDVDSVYVFPMDKRTFNEITLMGQAFDKEYVSDEIITRFF, encoded by the coding sequence ATGACCCTTGTATGGGTGATCTACGATATCGTCGAGAATAAAGTGAGAAACAAGGTCATCAGGGTCTGTAAAAATTCGGGGTTATACAGGGTTCAAAAGAGTGTCTTTCTCGGGGACATTAATCATACTTCAATGGATTCGATGATCGTGGAGATCGAGAGCCTGATCGACCCGGATGTCGATTCGGTCTACGTCTTCCCGATGGACAAGAGGACGTTTAATGAGATTACCCTGATGGGACAGGCTTTCGATAAAGAGTATGTTTCGGATGAGATAATTACGAGGTTCTTTTAG
- a CDS encoding TIGR02556 family CRISPR-associated protein translates to MIDALKKVGAYSLSDLSLDPEEFNDQLSLLIENPKSSENYKKVLKVVINTDRDPYVYEGVELEDLSVEKKESYLYRKGSGANGPDSTPTSRITEPEKTLNTKFFGWFKSIDSDGVHPINTDEISDLTKIKNCLEENKEKITEEVKEKYSDLESGTSAIITLGISKDGKKYYIGDLPEFRKSLVNSAVKSYYNKHGKNSNQQDAVCYVCGERKEVYGFVSTYPFYTVNNIGMVSGGFDQSKSWKNYPVCLGCALTLEAGRTFINDNSKFRFFNFNYFLIPKPLLEKDADEIYETFGDFGSEEFEKFRLSQNYSNLLEVTRKDVLEFLSKKENHFSLDIMIYEENNSAFNIIMFIEDVFPSRLGRMFDAKKQVEKIPLFENTESVFNEKKEFAGKRDLLFTFTNVWHFFGTDNNQDTSKYFLEITQKIFQDEKIDPNFLFAGFLRRIRVQFANNKSLEETLMRSFQLLLYLNELKLLKGDYGVNMIDDETIENLKNMNDKTDSEKADLLFDSFPDFFNDDIKKAVFLEGVLAQKLLNIQRLERGATPFRSKLQGLKLDEKLVKRLLPEMQNKLDEYGKNYYSNLEEKISAHMVKAGDGWKMPKDEISYYFVLGMNLVKIFKKQGEQEITEEGELNE, encoded by the coding sequence ATGATTGATGCTTTGAAAAAAGTGGGGGCTTATTCTCTTTCCGATCTCTCTCTCGACCCGGAAGAGTTTAATGATCAGCTCTCTCTTCTTATAGAAAATCCCAAGTCCTCTGAAAATTACAAAAAGGTCCTGAAGGTCGTAATAAACACCGATCGGGACCCGTATGTCTATGAAGGAGTCGAACTTGAAGATCTGTCTGTCGAAAAAAAGGAATCATATCTTTACAGGAAAGGAAGCGGGGCAAACGGCCCGGATTCTACTCCTACTTCGAGAATTACCGAACCTGAAAAGACGCTCAACACAAAATTCTTCGGGTGGTTCAAAAGTATTGATTCCGACGGTGTACATCCCATCAATACAGATGAGATCTCAGATCTCACAAAAATAAAGAATTGTCTTGAAGAAAACAAAGAAAAAATCACAGAAGAGGTAAAAGAAAAATATTCCGATCTGGAAAGCGGAACATCGGCGATAATTACTCTTGGAATCAGTAAAGACGGCAAAAAATACTATATCGGAGATCTTCCGGAGTTCAGGAAATCCCTGGTAAACTCTGCGGTAAAATCGTACTATAACAAACACGGCAAAAATTCGAATCAGCAGGATGCGGTCTGCTATGTATGCGGAGAGAGAAAAGAGGTCTATGGCTTTGTAAGCACCTATCCTTTCTATACTGTCAACAATATCGGGATGGTCTCAGGCGGATTCGATCAGTCCAAATCATGGAAGAATTATCCGGTCTGTCTCGGCTGCGCATTAACCCTTGAAGCCGGAAGAACGTTTATCAATGATAATTCGAAATTCAGGTTCTTCAATTTCAATTATTTCCTGATACCAAAACCCCTCCTTGAAAAAGATGCAGATGAGATCTACGAGACTTTCGGCGATTTCGGCAGCGAAGAATTTGAAAAATTCCGTTTGTCGCAGAACTACTCGAATCTTCTTGAGGTTACAAGGAAGGATGTATTGGAATTTCTCTCGAAAAAAGAGAACCACTTCAGCCTTGACATAATGATATACGAAGAGAACAACAGCGCCTTCAATATCATTATGTTTATCGAGGATGTCTTTCCCTCAAGACTCGGCAGAATGTTCGACGCAAAGAAACAGGTCGAAAAAATTCCTCTCTTCGAGAATACGGAATCGGTATTCAACGAAAAAAAGGAATTTGCCGGAAAAAGGGATCTTCTGTTTACATTTACAAATGTATGGCACTTCTTTGGAACTGATAACAACCAGGATACAAGCAAATACTTCCTGGAGATTACCCAAAAAATATTCCAGGACGAAAAGATCGATCCCAATTTCCTCTTTGCCGGATTTTTAAGAAGAATCCGGGTACAGTTTGCAAACAACAAATCTCTTGAAGAGACTCTTATGAGAAGTTTCCAGCTTCTGCTCTATTTAAACGAACTAAAACTTCTGAAAGGAGATTATGGTGTTAACATGATTGACGATGAAACGATTGAAAACCTGAAAAATATGAACGACAAGACGGATTCCGAAAAAGCGGATCTGTTGTTCGACAGCTTCCCGGACTTCTTCAATGACGACATAAAGAAAGCCGTCTTCCTTGAGGGAGTCCTCGCACAGAAACTTCTGAACATTCAGCGGCTTGAAAGAGGTGCAACACCCTTCAGGAGCAAGCTCCAGGGTCTTAAACTGGATGAAAAGCTTGTAAAGAGATTGTTGCCTGAAATGCAGAACAAACTAGATGAATACGGCAAAAACTATTACTCAAATCTCGAAGAAAAGATCTCCGCTCACATGGTCAAAGCAGGAGACGGTTGGAAGATGCCGAAAGACGAGATCAGCTATTACTTTGTACTTGGAATGAACCTGGTGAAGATATTCAAAAAACAGGGAGAACAGGAAATTACAGAAGAAGGTGAATTAAATGAGTGA